Proteins from a single region of Macrotis lagotis isolate mMagLag1 chromosome 2, bilby.v1.9.chrom.fasta, whole genome shotgun sequence:
- the VSIG8 gene encoding V-set and immunoglobulin domain-containing protein 8 has translation MGGRGVFHLLLMCLSPALLSAVRINGDGQEVLYLAEGDNVRLGCPYILDPEDYGPNGLDIEWMQVNSDPSHRENVFLSYQDKRINQGSLPHLQQRVRFAAQDPSQYDASINLMNLQVSDTATYECRVKKTTMATRRVIVTVQARPAVPMCWTEGRMTSGNDVMLKCFANGGTPPLSYKWAKISGHTHPYRASSYLSQHNYQSELSYQESFHSSVTHGLSNGDLLLKDISSEDNGLYQCTVANHVGYSVCVVEVKVSDSRRVGMIVGAVLGSLLMLACLGLGVWGLVCCCCSGTGTGLGRGAFGYGNGGGVGGGACDMASEIREDALAPGCKATGRGGSVTHLLGYPTQNISRSLRRKYSAPCEGPEDVPLASCGVAVVPANTTCVSGPCEAGPSPIYVKVKSAEPGDCGEGQVKGKDGYLV, from the exons ATGGGAGGACGAGGAGTATTCCATCTACTGCTGATGTGCTTAAGCCCAG CACTGCTGTCCGCTGTGCGGATAAATGGGGATGGACAGGAAGTCCTGTATCTGGCTGAAGGTGATAATGTTCGACTTGGCTGCCCCTACATCCTGGACCCTGAAGACTATGGTCCCAATGGATTGGACATCGAGTGGATgcaggtcaactcagacccttcACATCGGGAGAATGTG TTCCTCAGTTATCAGGACAAGAGGATCAACCAGGGCAGCCTCCCTCACCTTCAGCAGAGGGTCAGATTTGCAGCTCAAGATCCCAGTCAATATGATGCCTCCATCAACTTAATGAATCTGCAAGTCTCTGACACAGCCACCTATGAATGCAGGGTTAAGAAGACCACCATGGCTACCCGAAGAGTCATTGTCACTGTCCAAG CTCGACCTGCAGTGCCCATGTGCTGGACTGAGGGTCGTATGACCTCTGGAAATGATGTGATGCTAAAATGTTTTGCCAATGGGGGCACTCCACCCCTCTCCTACAAGTGGGCCAAGATCAGTGGACACACCCATCCCTACAGGGCCAGCTCTTACCTCTCACAGCATAACTACCAATCAGAACTTTCCTACCAGGAATCTTTCCATAGCTCTGTGACCCACg GACTCAGCAATGGAGATTTGCTGCTGAAGGACATCTCCTCGGAGGATAATGGATTATACCAATGCACAGTGGCTAACCATGTGGGTTACAGTGTGTGCGTGGTGGAGGTGAAGGTATCAG ACTCCCGCCGCGTGGGCATGATAGTTGGGGCCGTGTTGGGCTCTCTGTTGATGCTAGCTTGCCTCGGCCTGGGCGTCTGGGGTCTCGTCTGCTGTTGCTGCAGCGGGACCGGGACCGGGCTCGGCCGTGGCGCCTTCGGTTACGGCAACGGCGGCGGGGTCGGCGGCGGGGCCTGCGACATGGCTAGTGAAATCAG AGAGGATGCTTTGGCACCCGGGTGCAAGGCCACCGGGCGGGGCGGCAGCGTCACCCACCTTCTAGGCTACCCGACACAGAACATCAGCCGCTCGCTGCGCAGAAAGTACTCAGCTCCCTGTGAGGGGCCTGAGGATGTGCCCTTGGCGTCCTGTGGGGTGGCTGTTGTGCCTGCCAATACCACCTGCGTCAGCGGCCCCTGTGAAGCGGGTCCCTCTCCCATCTACGTCAAAGTCAAGAGTGCTGAACCTGGGGACTGTGGAGAGGGGCAGGTGAAGGGCAAGGATGGTTATTTGGTATAA